A stretch of DNA from Mesorhizobium onobrychidis:
CGTTCGATCATGAAGGCGCCTTCTACAGCGTCAGGGGTGGCTATGTGCCGCGCAAGGGGCCGCAGGGCGCCGGCATGACCATCCGCATGGGCGGACAGTCCGGAACGGCGCTCAGGGTCGCCGGGCGGCATGCCGATGTCTTCGAACTGGCGCCGGGTTCGCGCGGCGAGATCCGGCAGCTGATGGAGCGGGTGCGCAGTGCCGCCGCCGAACACGGCCGGGCCGGCAAGCTGCGTTTCGCGCTTCCCGTCCGGATCCGTTCGGAGGACAACGCCAGTTGCCAGAAGGCGGTCGACATTGCCGGACCGCCGGCGCAGATTGCGCTGTCGCTGCTTCCTTATGCGGCCCTGGGAATCCAGGAGTTCATGATCGTCGGTGTCGACAGGCCGCGCGAGATCGCGGCGGCGGGCCGCGAAACGATCGCGCTGCTGCGCAATTCGCTGACGTGCCGCGAGGCCGATGTCCCTCAGCCGGGGGCGTTTGCGTCTCACGTGACAGGGGAAGTGCGCGCCGGCTGAGAGCGTTCGCTATTTCAAGACCCGTTCGACAATAGCGCCGAAGATTTGCGGGTCGAATGCCGGCAGGATGAGAGGCTCGACGAAGCCATCGCGCCGGGCCGTGAGCACATATTGCATCATGGCCTCGTTATCAGGCATTTCGAAAACCTGGACGAAGTCATAGGTGCCGAGCGTGGCATAGAAGGCGATGGATCTGCCGCCGAGTGCTGCAACCCGCTCCTCGCTGATTTTCCGGCGCTCCGGGCTGCCGGCCAGCTCGGCCAGGCCCTTGTCCGTCAATCGCATCAGGGAGATGTAAAGCCGGCTGGTCGTGGTTGCGGCCGGCGTGTCGGCAGTCTCATGAGGTGGCATTTCAGTGCGCCTCGCCGGAGAGTTGCGACATCGCCGCGATGACGGCGCCTGAGTCGGTCAGCGCGCCGAAGATGCCGTTCTCGACCGTTACCATGTGGAGCGCGGCCTCATGCGCCCTCTGGTCGCCGCTGGCGCAGGCGTCGGAGATCGTCAGGCACTGGAAATTTCGGTCGCAGGCTTCGCGCAAGGTCGTGTGCACGCAGACATCCGTCGTGCATCCCGAGAACAGGAGATGCGTGATGCCTTGGGCGCGCAGCACATGCTCGAAATCCGTGTAGGTGAAGGCGCCGTTGCAGGTCTTGTCGACGATGATGTCCTGTGGCGCGACGTCGATCTCCGGAACGATCTGGAAGCCGGGGCTCGAACGCAGCAGGATGTCGGTTCCCTCGAGGCCGGCCCGCTTGCGACGCCATTTCTCGTAGGGCGTCATGTCGGCCATATCGCCCCGGTAGCCTTGCCTGGTGTGGATGATCCTGAGGCCGGCCGCGCGCGCCGCCGCGATCAGGCGGTTCACCGTCGGCAGGATGGCCCGCAGCGGGCTTGGATCGTAGCCCTGCCTGGCGAAATAGCCTGTCGTCGACAGGAAGTCCTCCTGCAGGTCGATGACGATGAGCGCGGTGTTTCCAGGCACCAGCCTGCCATCATAGGGGAAATCGAAAGGTGTCGCCTTGATCATGGGTGGCTCTCTTCGTTGGGCAGAACGCCGATGGCGGAGGGATCTATCCGGCAGTCGACGACCTGTCCGGGCACGGCCGCGACGGCTACTTCCGAACGCAGCGTCGCAACCATCTCTTCGCCGGTCGCGGTCCTGAGCAGGATGCGCTCGAGCGCGCCGACAAAGGAGTTCTCGACGACCGTCGCGCGAAAGCCGATTTCGTCGCCCGTCGCCTGCCCGATGCGGATGTCCTCGGGGCGCACCCACACGGTCAAGCTGTCGCCGGGCCGCTCGCGGCGGCCCTTGACGCAGGTAGAGCCAAAGCGCGTGCCGAACGCTTCGACCATCGTCTCGTCATCGTCGGCACGCTGGCCGGACAGGAAATTGTTCTCGCCGAGAAAGCCGGCGACGAAGCGCGTCGACGGTTTCTTGTAGAGGCCGCGCGGTGGTCCGATTTCGATGATCCGGCCGTGGTTGAACACCGCGATGCGGTCGGACATCGCAATCGCCTCCTCCTGGTCATGAGTGACGTAGACGAATGTCACCCCGGTTTCGCGATGCAGCCGCCTCAGCTCCTTCTGCATCGTTTCGCGCAGCATGCGGTCGAGGGCCGAAAGCGGCTCGTCGAGAAGCAGGATGCGCGGCCCGAAGGCGAGCGCCCGGGCGATGGCGACGCGCTGCTGCTGGCCGCCGGACAATTCGCGCGGCTTGCGCTCGGCCAGATTGCCGAGGCCTACGAGCGACAGCATCTCGGCTACCCGCGCGGCGATCCTCGCCTTCTCCCATTTGCGGACGCGCAGCGAGAAGGCGATGTTGTTGGCGACGCTCAGATGCGGGAACAGCGCATAACCCTGGAAGACGAAGCCGAAATTGCGGTCCTCCGGATCGACATGGGTGATGTCCTTGCCGTCGAGGCGGATCGTGCCCTTGCTCGGCGTGGTGAAGCCGGCCAGCGACATCAGCAAGGTGGTCTTGCCGGACCCCGAGGGTCCGAGCAAGGTGACGAACTCTCCCGCCTCGACCGAGAGGTTGATCCCGGTCAAGGCAGTGACCTTATCATAGGTCTTCGCCAGATCGTCGATAACCAGCAATGCCATATCAGTTTCGGGCCATGTCAGGTCAGGACCATGTCAGATCGGGTCCCTGATCAGCGGCGCCGTCGAGCAATGCAGGCCGCCGCCGCCAAGCTCGACCGTCTCGTAATTGCAGGTCAGCACGGTGATCCCCGCGGCATCGAGCCTGTCGGCCAGGCGCTTCGAGCGGCTGCCATGCATGATCACGCGTCCGGGCGCGACGGCCAGACAGTTGAGCGACATGGCGCTGTCTTCGGGAGGCAGTTCGATCATCTTGATGCCGCGCTTCTCCAGATATTCGATGAACGGGTAGGGCAGTTCATTGACATTGACGATCGCCGTCTCGACGTCGACCATAATGAAAGCGCCGTCGATGTGAATACGGTATCCCGGCATCGGTACCTTGATCAGCGTCACGCCAAGGCCGGCGAGAATGCTTTCGACCTGCCGCACCCCTTCCGGGTTGCAGGCGATCGAGACCGTGCAGACGGCGGTCTTGGCATCGATGAAGGCAAAGCCGCCGCCTTCGAAGACGGCCGAGCCGTGGATGGTGCCGAGGATCGGGCATCCGGCCTTGGCCAGCGCCCGGGTCACCGGCAGTTCCTCGCCACGGCGCACCCGCCGCGCCAGACGGGTAACGATGGCGCCGCCCGGTATGCCGATGACGCTGTCGCGCGTGTAAATCTGCTTCATCGCCCCGGGAGCGGCCCTGTCGACGAGAATGACGTCGACGCCTTCCGACCGCAGCAGGTTGGTGAATTCATCATGGGCGCGCTGCATGGCGGGCAGGTCGGGCATCGTCCGGCCCATCCAGTACCAGCCTTTTTCCGGATCGCCGAAACCGCCGACCTCAGGCATCGGCTTGTTCTCGACGACGGACAATTCGTCGTCGGGCCGGTGCATCAGGACGGCGCGCAGACGGCCGACATCGTTCGAGCAGCCCCAATGGCGGCCCCATACCGGGATCTGTTCCTCAGCCGTGTCGAAGCCCGGTTCCGGAACGGAGCCGAAGATGCTGAAGAACTTGTTCTCCCTGTACTCGTTGTCGCTCATCGCGGTGCTCATGGATTTTCCTTTCCTTTCGATTGGTCCCGACACTCGGGGTGTTGAAGTCTTTATTTTGATGCATGTCGTCATCCCAAAACCGCTGCGCACTTTTGGGCGACATGCATTAGAGTTTCTGTTGCCGTTGCCGGCGTTCGATCAGCGCGCGTGCTACCAGCGCCAGAACAGTGACGACGAGCAGGACGGTGGCGATTGCCGCCAGCGCCGGATCGACCGCATCCTGGATGCTTGTCCAGATGCGGCGCGGCAGCGTGACGACGGCGCGTCCGGTGATGAAAAGCGTCACCGTGATCTCGTCCCAGGAGGCGACGAAGGCCAGCAGCGCGCCGGCGGCAACGCCCGGAACGATGTTCGGCAAGATCACCTTGCCGAAGACCGTCATCGGCCTGGCGCCGAGGCTTCTGGCCGCCTGCACCAGCCTCTGGTCGAGATTGGACAGCGACGCTCCGATCGCCAGCACGGTCAGCGGCAAGGCCAGCACGACATGCACCAGGACGACGCCGGTGTAGCTGTCGAGCAGCGACAGGCGGGCCCACAGCTTGACCATGCCGACAGCGTAGATGATCGGCGGAACGATCATTGGCGACAACAGGAGTATGCGCATGAAGGACGGCCACCAGCCGCCCGCCGCCCAGGCGCCGACGGCGAAGGCGACGCCGAGCGCCGTCGCGATCGCGGCGCAGGCGAGTGCGATGCCGGCGCTGGTCAGCATGCTGGGCAGCCAGCCCTTGCTCCAGTCGGCCAGTGCGGCGAAATGCTCCATCGAGATGCCATCCTGCGGCAGGGACAAATAATCGCGGTCGGTGAGCGCGACCGGTATCACCACCAGGATCGGAACGAACAGGAAGCCGAGCAGGCACCAGGCCACAAA
This window harbors:
- a CDS encoding LLM class flavin-dependent oxidoreductase, whose product is MPIEFTHVPGKTHPADSTVPFFYDFAETATKLSLIEDIGFQKIVVDDPAGLLTNMDIAARALDRTSSLEVVLTHWAGVIEPTVAARQLAALDAKSGGRLSLRMLSEPLSDDDAEARPVGHTLVWQRIDEYLVLLKRLWSNDRPFDHEGAFYSVRGGYVPRKGPQGAGMTIRMGGQSGTALRVAGRHADVFELAPGSRGEIRQLMERVRSAAAEHGRAGKLRFALPVRIRSEDNASCQKAVDIAGPPAQIALSLLPYAALGIQEFMIVGVDRPREIAAAGRETIALLRNSLTCREADVPQPGAFASHVTGEVRAG
- a CDS encoding GYD domain-containing protein produces the protein MPPHETADTPAATTTSRLYISLMRLTDKGLAELAGSPERRKISEERVAALGGRSIAFYATLGTYDFVQVFEMPDNEAMMQYVLTARRDGFVEPLILPAFDPQIFGAIVERVLK
- a CDS encoding cysteine hydrolase family protein, which produces MIKATPFDFPYDGRLVPGNTALIVIDLQEDFLSTTGYFARQGYDPSPLRAILPTVNRLIAAARAAGLRIIHTRQGYRGDMADMTPYEKWRRKRAGLEGTDILLRSSPGFQIVPEIDVAPQDIIVDKTCNGAFTYTDFEHVLRAQGITHLLFSGCTTDVCVHTTLREACDRNFQCLTISDACASGDQRAHEAALHMVTVENGIFGALTDSGAVIAAMSQLSGEAH
- a CDS encoding ABC transporter ATP-binding protein produces the protein MALLVIDDLAKTYDKVTALTGINLSVEAGEFVTLLGPSGSGKTTLLMSLAGFTTPSKGTIRLDGKDITHVDPEDRNFGFVFQGYALFPHLSVANNIAFSLRVRKWEKARIAARVAEMLSLVGLGNLAERKPRELSGGQQQRVAIARALAFGPRILLLDEPLSALDRMLRETMQKELRRLHRETGVTFVYVTHDQEEAIAMSDRIAVFNHGRIIEIGPPRGLYKKPSTRFVAGFLGENNFLSGQRADDDETMVEAFGTRFGSTCVKGRRERPGDSLTVWVRPEDIRIGQATGDEIGFRATVVENSFVGALERILLRTATGEEMVATLRSEVAVAAVPGQVVDCRIDPSAIGVLPNEESHP
- a CDS encoding dimethylarginine dimethylaminohydrolase family protein; amino-acid sequence: MSTAMSDNEYRENKFFSIFGSVPEPGFDTAEEQIPVWGRHWGCSNDVGRLRAVLMHRPDDELSVVENKPMPEVGGFGDPEKGWYWMGRTMPDLPAMQRAHDEFTNLLRSEGVDVILVDRAAPGAMKQIYTRDSVIGIPGGAIVTRLARRVRRGEELPVTRALAKAGCPILGTIHGSAVFEGGGFAFIDAKTAVCTVSIACNPEGVRQVESILAGLGVTLIKVPMPGYRIHIDGAFIMVDVETAIVNVNELPYPFIEYLEKRGIKMIELPPEDSAMSLNCLAVAPGRVIMHGSRSKRLADRLDAAGITVLTCNYETVELGGGGLHCSTAPLIRDPI
- a CDS encoding ABC transporter permease, with translation MRLRHIIEVGLPRFVAWCLLGFLFVPILVVIPVALTDRDYLSLPQDGISMEHFAALADWSKGWLPSMLTSAGIALACAAIATALGVAFAVGAWAAGGWWPSFMRILLLSPMIVPPIIYAVGMVKLWARLSLLDSYTGVVLVHVVLALPLTVLAIGASLSNLDQRLVQAARSLGARPMTVFGKVILPNIVPGVAAGALLAFVASWDEITVTLFITGRAVVTLPRRIWTSIQDAVDPALAAIATVLLVVTVLALVARALIERRQRQQKL